One stretch of Limnohabitans sp. DNA includes these proteins:
- the rplU gene encoding 50S ribosomal protein L21, with protein sequence MYAVIKTGGKQYRVVAGEKIKVEQIAADVGQEIVIDQVLAVGNGADLKIGTPLVSGATVTVTVLAHGKHDKVHIFKMRRRKHYQKRQGHRQQFTELQIGAIAA encoded by the coding sequence ATGTACGCGGTCATAAAAACCGGTGGCAAACAGTATCGTGTTGTCGCTGGCGAAAAAATTAAAGTAGAACAGATTGCTGCGGACGTTGGCCAGGAAATCGTGATTGATCAAGTTCTCGCAGTCGGCAACGGCGCAGACCTGAAGATCGGCACGCCCCTGGTGTCCGGCGCAACAGTCACAGTCACAGTGCTGGCTCATGGCAAGCACGACAAAGTGCACATTTTCAAGATGCGCCGTCGCAAACACTATCAGAAACGTCAGGGTCACCGCCAGCAGTTCACCGAACTGCAAATCGGCGCGATCGCTGCCTGA
- a CDS encoding polyprenyl synthetase family protein, whose product MSASENSTTAVLELVAPDMAMVDHVIAQRLDSGVPLVGEVARYIISAGGKRLRPVLLLLTCGALGYTGGQRHNLAAVVEFIHTATLLHDDVVDESTLRRGRATANERFGNPASVLVGDFLYSRAFQMMVGADSMRVMQTLADATNVIAEGEVLQLMNMHDASLDEEGYLRVIRSKTAKLFEASARLGAILAGSSVAIESACADYGQALGTAFQVIDDVLDYDGNTTEMGKNLGNDLREGKATLPLILAMQRGTPEQSRTVHQAIETGSVDRLNDIVAIVRDTGALTATRTAAAAQAQRAIDAAMQLPNNAYRASMVALASQLLERRT is encoded by the coding sequence TTGTCTGCCTCAGAAAACAGCACCACAGCCGTTCTAGAACTGGTGGCCCCAGACATGGCCATGGTCGACCATGTCATTGCCCAGCGCCTCGATTCCGGTGTGCCCTTGGTAGGAGAGGTGGCCCGCTACATCATTTCAGCTGGAGGCAAGCGCCTTCGCCCGGTCCTGCTGCTGCTCACTTGCGGAGCCTTGGGCTACACCGGTGGCCAGCGCCACAACCTGGCGGCCGTGGTCGAATTCATCCACACCGCCACCTTGCTGCACGACGATGTGGTGGACGAGTCCACCCTCAGGCGCGGCAGGGCCACGGCGAATGAACGCTTTGGCAACCCGGCCAGCGTGCTCGTGGGTGATTTTTTGTACTCGCGCGCCTTTCAGATGATGGTGGGCGCAGACAGCATGAGGGTGATGCAAACCCTGGCCGATGCCACCAACGTGATCGCCGAAGGCGAGGTGCTGCAACTGATGAACATGCACGATGCCTCTCTTGATGAAGAAGGGTATTTGCGGGTGATCCGCTCCAAAACCGCCAAGCTGTTCGAAGCCAGCGCTCGCTTGGGGGCCATTTTGGCAGGCAGCTCGGTAGCCATTGAATCTGCCTGCGCCGATTACGGCCAAGCCTTGGGCACAGCCTTTCAGGTGATTGATGATGTGCTCGACTACGATGGCAACACCACTGAAATGGGCAAAAACTTGGGCAACGACCTGCGCGAAGGCAAAGCCACACTGCCTCTGATCTTGGCTATGCAGCGCGGTACGCCCGAACAAAGCCGCACCGTTCACCAGGCCATCGAGACCGGCAGCGTGGATCGTCTGAATGACATCGTGGCCATTGTGCGCGACACAGGGGCCCTGACTGCGACCCGAACAGCCGCAGCGGCGCAAGCGCAACGCGCCATCGATGCTGCCATGCAACTGCCGAACAACGCCTACCGCGCCTCGATGGTGGCACTGGCGTCTCAACTGCTTGAGCGACGAACCTGA